The Candidatus Manganitrophus noduliformans genome includes a window with the following:
- the rho gene encoding transcription termination factor Rho produces the protein MNLAELKEKSIADLTEVARELKIEGASNLRKQELIFAILQAQSEKNGTIYGEGVLETLPDGFGFLRSPDYNYLPGPDDIYVSPSQIRRFNLRTGDIVSGQIRPPKESERYFALLKVEKINYEEPEVARDKILFDNLTPLYPLERIKLEYSQEDYSTRVMDLITPIGKGQRGLIVASPRTGKTMLLQAIAKAIMKNHPEIILIVLLIDERPEEVTDMQRQVKGEVVSSTFDEPAQRHVQVAEMVLEKAKRLVEHKRDVVILLDSITRLARAFNAVVPPSGKVLSGGLDANALQRPKRFFGSARNIENGGSLTIIATALIDTGSRMDDVIFEEFKGTGNMELHLDRKLADRRIFPSIDMTLSGTRKEELLVDKEDLNKMWILRKVLSPLSTIESMEFLFDKIRGTKTNKEFLESMNK, from the coding sequence ATGAATCTTGCCGAACTGAAAGAGAAAAGCATTGCGGACCTGACTGAGGTGGCCAGGGAGCTGAAGATCGAAGGCGCGAGCAACCTGAGAAAACAAGAGCTCATCTTTGCGATTCTGCAAGCCCAGTCCGAGAAAAATGGAACGATCTACGGCGAAGGGGTTCTGGAAACCCTTCCGGACGGCTTCGGATTTCTCCGGTCCCCCGATTACAATTACCTCCCCGGACCCGACGACATTTATGTCTCTCCCTCGCAGATCCGGCGATTCAATCTCCGAACAGGCGATATCGTCTCCGGCCAGATCCGGCCTCCCAAGGAGAGCGAGCGCTACTTTGCGTTGCTGAAGGTAGAAAAGATCAACTACGAAGAGCCGGAGGTCGCGCGGGATAAGATCCTCTTCGACAACCTCACCCCGCTTTATCCGTTGGAGCGGATTAAGCTGGAGTACAGCCAGGAAGATTACTCGACCCGGGTGATGGATTTGATCACCCCGATCGGAAAGGGACAGCGTGGATTAATCGTCGCCTCGCCCCGAACCGGTAAAACGATGCTGTTGCAGGCGATCGCAAAAGCGATCATGAAGAATCATCCGGAGATCATTCTGATTGTTCTTCTCATCGATGAACGCCCTGAAGAGGTCACCGATATGCAGCGCCAGGTGAAGGGGGAGGTCGTCAGCTCCACCTTCGATGAGCCGGCCCAGCGGCACGTCCAGGTGGCCGAGATGGTCCTGGAAAAAGCGAAACGTCTGGTCGAGCACAAGCGGGACGTCGTCATCCTGCTCGATTCGATCACCCGGTTGGCCCGCGCTTTCAACGCCGTGGTTCCGCCGAGCGGAAAGGTCCTCTCCGGCGGTTTGGATGCCAACGCCCTGCAACGGCCGAAGCGGTTCTTCGGATCGGCCCGAAACATCGAAAACGGCGGCAGTCTCACCATCATCGCCACCGCCCTGATCGATACCGGAAGCCGGATGGATGACGTCATCTTTGAAGAGTTCAAAGGAACGGGCAACATGGAGCTTCACCTCGACCGGAAATTGGCCGACCGCCGCATCTTCCCGTCGATCGACATGACCCTTTCCGGAACACGTAAAGAAGAGTTGCTGGTCGATAAAGAAGACCTCAACAAGATGTGGATTCTCCGGAAGGTCTTGAGCCCCCTTTCGACAATTGAGTCGATGGAATTTTTATTCGACAAGATCAGGGGGACCAAAACGAATAAAGAATTCTTGGAATCGATGAACAAGTAA
- a CDS encoding sigma-54 interaction domain-containing protein: protein MTKTILQIDLRDNRAHPDPCSNLKQIITEHLPGERVQLIGASALPSPEALSIRAPHLILLQSSSEKIAAEAVFSFRRLGYFVPVLWLSCQGPLINLAPLNQVLQVADDFLFCPFQPGDLIARIQKWLQFEDRSAAERLKIDLGMGSLIGESDPFVKALRQISLLARCDATVLLSGETGTGKELAARAIHYLSARAGGPFIPVNCSALPETLLENELFGHTKGAYTDASLPQRGLIAEAESGTLFLDEIDGLSLTAQAKILRFLQEGEYRPLGGRQPLQADVRIVAATNANLVEKVKAGTFREDLYFRLYILSLSLPPLRERSEDIPLLAKYFLKKYCRRFRSDYKILSPAALMKLSSYAWPGNVRELEAVIQRAIVHSPVSLIQAEEIDLPHAENPPRRGYPFRTLKRRAIDTFEKSYLSQLLMTHRGNISRAAKEAGKDRRAFRRLMEKHGLIRQQFINAGQGDAQVI, encoded by the coding sequence ATGACAAAAACCATTTTACAGATTGATCTCAGAGACAACCGCGCACATCCTGACCCTTGCTCCAATCTGAAGCAAATCATCACAGAGCACCTCCCCGGGGAACGGGTTCAACTGATCGGCGCATCGGCCCTCCCTTCACCGGAGGCGTTGTCGATTCGGGCGCCGCACCTGATCTTACTTCAATCTTCCTCGGAAAAGATCGCTGCAGAAGCGGTCTTCTCTTTTCGGCGGCTCGGCTACTTTGTGCCGGTCCTCTGGCTCTCCTGCCAGGGTCCCTTGATTAATCTTGCCCCCTTGAATCAAGTCCTTCAGGTCGCGGACGATTTTCTCTTCTGCCCTTTTCAGCCGGGCGATTTGATCGCCCGCATACAAAAATGGCTTCAGTTCGAAGACCGGAGCGCCGCCGAGCGGCTGAAGATCGATCTTGGCATGGGTTCTCTCATCGGCGAGAGCGATCCGTTTGTAAAAGCGCTTCGCCAGATCAGCCTCCTGGCCCGATGTGATGCGACCGTCCTCCTCTCCGGGGAGACGGGAACCGGAAAAGAGCTCGCCGCTCGCGCGATTCACTACCTGAGCGCCCGCGCGGGGGGCCCGTTTATTCCGGTGAATTGCTCCGCGCTTCCAGAAACCCTCCTTGAAAACGAGCTCTTCGGCCATACCAAGGGAGCCTATACCGACGCCTCGCTCCCGCAGCGGGGCTTGATTGCAGAGGCGGAGTCGGGCACCTTGTTCCTCGATGAAATCGACGGGTTGAGCCTGACCGCTCAAGCCAAAATCCTCCGCTTTCTCCAGGAAGGGGAGTATCGGCCGTTGGGGGGACGACAGCCGCTCCAGGCCGATGTCCGGATCGTGGCGGCGACCAATGCAAATCTGGTCGAGAAGGTCAAGGCGGGAACGTTCCGTGAAGACCTCTACTTCCGTCTGTATATTCTCTCGCTCTCTTTGCCCCCGCTCCGAGAACGGTCAGAAGATATTCCGCTGCTCGCCAAGTACTTTTTAAAAAAATATTGCCGGCGCTTCCGAAGCGATTATAAAATCCTCTCACCGGCGGCCCTGATGAAGCTCTCCTCCTACGCATGGCCCGGCAATGTCAGAGAGCTTGAAGCGGTGATCCAGCGTGCGATTGTCCACTCTCCGGTCTCTCTGATCCAGGCCGAGGAGATCGACCTTCCTCACGCCGAAAATCCCCCCAGACGGGGATATCCCTTCCGGACGCTCAAACGACGGGCGATCGACACCTTTGAGAAATCCTATCTCTCCCAACTGTTGATGACCCACCGCGGAAACATCTCCCGCGCCGCGAAAGAGGCGGGGAAAGATCGAAGGGCTTTCCGGCGGCTGATGGAAAAACATGGCCTGATCCGACAGCAGTTCATCAATGCGGGGCAAGGCGACGCCCAGGTGATTTAG
- a CDS encoding formylglycine-generating enzyme family protein, with protein MKVAGILIGMGILLLVLVLASISRMNTIRSEAKAARARQAPRIVVPAPDPARFNHLRIAKLGRDGAPMVFIRGGTLWRGAKIEGEFDEKPAREVTINAYFIDLYEVTNAQYQQFVEKTNRHRQEVMVFFDDVSVLFQPNHPAVGVSWFDADAYCAWNGKRLPTEVEWEHAARGEEEHPWPWGGDYADGYANARGEDDGFAYTAPVGTFEAGRSPFGLYDMSGNALEWVFDWYDEFYYKDGQVTHPKGPEVGMAKAVRGGSWDNVGSDVRTTKRYAVAPYRKEATIGFRCAMDAPDAPPSPVATTSKETSLKKN; from the coding sequence ATGAAGGTCGCCGGTATTCTCATCGGGATGGGCATCCTCCTCCTCGTGTTGGTCCTTGCCTCTATTTCCCGAATGAATACGATCCGCTCCGAAGCCAAGGCCGCGCGCGCGCGACAGGCCCCCCGGATCGTCGTGCCCGCCCCGGACCCCGCCCGATTCAATCATTTGAGAATCGCCAAGCTCGGGAGAGACGGCGCGCCGATGGTCTTCATCCGGGGAGGGACCCTCTGGAGAGGGGCCAAAATAGAGGGAGAGTTCGATGAAAAGCCGGCGCGCGAGGTGACGATCAACGCTTACTTCATCGATCTTTATGAAGTCACCAACGCCCAGTATCAGCAATTCGTCGAGAAAACCAACCGCCACCGGCAGGAGGTGATGGTTTTTTTTGATGATGTCTCCGTCTTATTCCAACCGAATCATCCCGCCGTCGGCGTCTCCTGGTTTGATGCCGACGCCTATTGCGCCTGGAACGGAAAGCGACTCCCTACCGAGGTCGAGTGGGAACATGCCGCCCGCGGCGAGGAAGAACACCCTTGGCCTTGGGGAGGAGATTACGCCGACGGTTATGCGAATGCGCGCGGCGAAGACGACGGCTTTGCCTATACCGCCCCGGTCGGAACCTTCGAGGCCGGCCGGAGCCCGTTCGGCCTTTACGATATGTCCGGAAACGCCCTCGAGTGGGTCTTCGATTGGTATGATGAATTTTATTACAAAGACGGGCAGGTCACCCATCCGAAAGGGCCCGAGGTCGGCATGGCCAAAGCGGTGCGGGGAGGCTCTTGGGACAATGTCGGAAGCGACGTCCGGACGACCAAACGTTATGCCGTCGCTCCGTACCGAAAAGAGGCGACCATCGGTTTTCGCTGCGCCATGGACGCCCCGGACGCCCCCCCCTCTCCAGTCGCAACCACCTCGAAAGAAACCTCTCTCAAGAAGAATTAA
- a CDS encoding COG3014 family protein, translated as MHPSPLSSSKCRTLTARFFKLGTLFSLLLLTACGPSLRHQQLVEQHLRSHRYADADAVVEKNKNDYGDRNRLLYYLDRAFLLHLSGRYEESNRFFEQATAEIDRLYTQSLSTHAGAMLTNDNLLPYEGEDFETVLIHLFSALNYAALGRWDDALVEARQVDARLNLLNDRYTQKNVYKEDAFARYLSGILYETRGESNDAFISYRKAYEAFQAYKKNYNTPVPSRLGLDLIRITNTLHLPEEREEYQRLFPESVEGASRKSSDQEGEVVVVTYEGRSPVKEDYFIDAPVPDGGGGLYLVRVALPRFVPRPSQVGSVEVTFRQGETLLKQSADVMEDITALAKKNLEDRIARISSKAIARATAKYAAARTAKHQAKKKGGEGAEILTDFLTNVYSLATEQSDKRSWRTLPAKIRLARVSLPPGEWEVRIAYYSNQGHLIEERPIPPLKIEKGKPQFLIDHLLQ; from the coding sequence ATGCATCCTTCCCCCCTATCTTCATCAAAATGCCGGACGCTCACGGCGCGATTCTTTAAGCTCGGGACCCTCTTCTCACTTTTGCTTTTGACCGCCTGCGGTCCTTCGCTCCGCCACCAGCAACTGGTGGAGCAGCATCTTCGCTCTCATCGGTATGCCGATGCCGATGCCGTTGTTGAGAAAAACAAGAACGACTACGGCGATCGCAATCGTCTTCTTTATTATCTCGATCGGGCTTTTCTCCTCCACCTCTCCGGGCGCTACGAGGAGAGCAACCGTTTTTTTGAACAGGCCACTGCCGAGATCGACCGGCTCTACACGCAAAGCCTCTCCACCCATGCCGGCGCGATGCTGACCAACGATAACCTTCTCCCTTACGAAGGAGAAGACTTCGAAACCGTCCTCATCCATCTCTTCTCGGCGCTCAACTATGCCGCCCTCGGCCGATGGGACGACGCGCTGGTGGAGGCAAGACAGGTCGATGCCCGCTTGAACCTGTTGAACGATCGGTACACGCAGAAAAACGTCTATAAGGAAGACGCCTTCGCGCGTTACCTATCCGGAATTCTTTATGAAACACGGGGAGAGTCCAATGACGCCTTCATCTCTTATCGAAAGGCCTATGAAGCATTCCAAGCATACAAAAAAAATTACAACACGCCGGTTCCTTCCCGGCTGGGGCTCGATCTGATCCGGATCACAAACACCCTTCATCTGCCGGAAGAACGGGAGGAGTATCAGCGGCTTTTTCCCGAGTCGGTGGAGGGCGCTTCCCGAAAATCTTCGGATCAAGAAGGCGAGGTTGTCGTAGTCACCTATGAGGGGCGGTCGCCCGTGAAGGAAGATTACTTCATCGATGCGCCGGTCCCCGATGGAGGGGGGGGCCTCTACCTGGTTCGGGTGGCGCTTCCCCGATTTGTCCCCCGCCCCTCCCAAGTCGGCTCGGTGGAGGTGACCTTCCGGCAAGGAGAGACCCTCCTTAAACAGAGCGCCGATGTGATGGAGGATATCACCGCCCTGGCAAAAAAGAACCTTGAGGACCGGATCGCCCGAATCTCTTCCAAGGCGATCGCGCGCGCGACGGCCAAATATGCCGCGGCCCGGACCGCGAAGCATCAGGCGAAGAAAAAGGGAGGGGAAGGGGCCGAGATCCTGACCGACTTTCTGACCAACGTCTATTCGCTCGCCACCGAGCAGTCGGACAAGCGGAGTTGGCGGACCCTCCCCGCCAAAATCCGTCTGGCGCGCGTTTCTCTTCCTCCGGGAGAATGGGAGGTCCGGATCGCCTACTACTCGAACCAGGGACATCTGATTGAGGAGCGCCCGATTCCGCCTCTAAAGATTGAAAAAGGGAAGCCGCAGTTTTTGATCGATCATCTCCTACAGTAA
- a CDS encoding arsenate reductase ArsC, translating to MTAPSSSTRVLFVCIENANRSQMAQAFARLHGGPTVEAHSAGSNPSGQINAKAVEAMRELGYDLNTHESKSLADIPDVEYDVVVSMGCGDACPSVRAVRREDWNIPDPKEFSPERFREVRDLIEAKVKDLLAGLRIQRGAV from the coding sequence TTGACCGCCCCCTCATCGTCCACCCGGGTGCTGTTTGTCTGCATCGAGAACGCCAATCGGAGTCAAATGGCTCAGGCCTTCGCGCGTCTCCACGGCGGTCCGACCGTCGAAGCGCACAGTGCGGGCTCGAACCCTTCCGGCCAAATCAACGCGAAGGCCGTTGAGGCGATGCGCGAGTTGGGCTACGATCTGAACACCCACGAATCGAAGTCCCTCGCAGACATTCCCGACGTGGAGTACGACGTCGTTGTAAGCATGGGATGTGGGGACGCCTGTCCCTCCGTGCGAGCCGTGCGCCGCGAAGATTGGAACATTCCCGACCCGAAGGAGTTTTCGCCGGAGCGGTTTCGGGAGGTGCGAGATTTGATTGAAGCGAAGGTCAAGGATTTACTTGCAGGTCTTCGAATTCAGCGCGGCGCGGTCTAA
- a CDS encoding penicillin-binding protein activator LpoB: MIKKALFLILTATALTGMISCGGRTVSRVETDTVTDLSGRWNDTDSRLVAEEMVKDSLNRPWVDNFMKKRGTEPTVIVGTVVNRSHEHINVQTFVKDLQRELTNSGRVSFVAGQGEREEIRAERLDQAQNSSDETAKGPGKEIGADYMMIGTINTILDEADGTKAVFYQVDLEMVDMANNKKVWLGQKKIKKIIEKSRIKF, from the coding sequence ATGATCAAGAAAGCGCTCTTTTTAATCCTTACAGCCACGGCACTCACCGGGATGATCTCTTGCGGCGGAAGGACCGTTTCCCGCGTCGAGACCGATACGGTTACAGACCTTTCGGGCCGCTGGAACGACACTGACTCCCGCCTGGTCGCCGAAGAGATGGTGAAGGATTCGCTGAACCGTCCTTGGGTCGACAATTTTATGAAGAAGCGCGGAACGGAGCCGACCGTCATCGTCGGGACGGTGGTGAACCGCAGCCACGAGCACATCAATGTCCAGACCTTCGTTAAAGACCTGCAGCGGGAGCTGACCAACTCCGGACGGGTCTCCTTCGTCGCCGGCCAGGGAGAGCGCGAGGAGATCCGGGCAGAACGGCTCGACCAGGCCCAGAACTCGTCGGACGAAACGGCGAAGGGCCCCGGGAAAGAGATCGGCGCCGATTATATGATGATCGGGACGATCAACACCATCCTTGATGAAGCCGACGGAACCAAGGCGGTTTTTTATCAGGTCGATCTCGAGATGGTCGATATGGCCAACAACAAAAAAGTGTGGCTCGGCCAGAAGAAAATCAAGAAAATCATCGAAAAAAGCCGGATCAAGTTCTAG
- a CDS encoding LPP20 family lipoprotein, producing MKRFTRFILLLGSMVLPLFDMTAIGLAAEKPDWVDGPSENYPEASFLIGVGSGDTRQRAEESAYAALARIFRAEIRSATHEREDFRQTEKGKRIEIDRTIDLRNQTEVSTQKVLEQVRIAERWTDSVSKVHYALAVLDRAKSASALRRKSLDAEMEAREWEARAKKSADPLEQARALHKALRAARQTEIYESDLRVIQPTGRGEGLKVSAAALDDQLKALLSRSFKVDVQIDGPQATAVRDAILAGLHDKGFIGGGEGDLLIKGNVGLEEADLKDPKWHYIRWSADLTLTQKEGQKEFGRIQRSGKEGHLTPKEAERKALSALQKELSETVGESVLKLIYGE from the coding sequence ATGAAACGTTTCACCCGGTTTATTCTGCTCTTGGGCAGTATGGTACTCCCTCTCTTCGACATGACGGCAATCGGTCTCGCTGCCGAGAAACCCGACTGGGTCGACGGACCCAGCGAAAATTATCCCGAGGCATCTTTCCTGATCGGCGTCGGCTCCGGCGATACCCGGCAACGGGCGGAAGAGAGCGCCTATGCCGCGCTGGCCCGCATCTTCCGGGCCGAAATCCGCTCGGCCACCCACGAGCGGGAAGATTTCCGACAGACCGAAAAGGGAAAGCGGATCGAGATCGATCGGACGATTGACCTGCGAAACCAGACCGAGGTCTCCACGCAGAAGGTGCTCGAGCAGGTCCGGATCGCGGAGCGATGGACCGACTCCGTCTCTAAAGTCCACTATGCCTTGGCGGTGTTGGACCGGGCGAAGAGCGCTTCGGCGCTCCGCCGGAAATCGCTCGACGCCGAAATGGAAGCGCGAGAATGGGAAGCGCGGGCGAAAAAATCGGCCGACCCGCTTGAGCAGGCGCGGGCCCTCCACAAAGCGCTGCGGGCCGCCCGGCAGACCGAGATCTACGAGTCCGATCTTCGCGTGATCCAGCCGACCGGCCGGGGGGAGGGCCTCAAGGTCAGCGCCGCCGCCCTCGATGACCAACTGAAGGCGCTTTTAAGCCGCTCCTTTAAAGTGGATGTCCAGATCGACGGTCCGCAAGCGACAGCCGTTCGCGATGCCATCCTCGCCGGACTTCACGACAAAGGGTTCATCGGAGGGGGCGAGGGCGACCTGCTCATCAAGGGAAATGTCGGACTGGAAGAGGCCGATCTGAAAGACCCGAAATGGCACTATATTCGGTGGTCCGCCGATTTGACACTCACCCAAAAGGAGGGTCAGAAAGAGTTCGGCCGCATTCAGCGGTCAGGGAAAGAAGGCCATCTCACCCCCAAAGAAGCGGAGCGGAAGGCGCTGTCCGCCCTCCAAAAGGAGCTCTCCGAAACGGTTGGCGAGAGCGTCTTAAAGCTCATCTACGGAGAATAA
- the rpmE gene encoding 50S ribosomal protein L31, producing the protein MKPAIHPEYKEVEITCACGAVLKSKSTRGEIRLEICASCHPFFTGTQKIIDTEGRVERFKKKYAKK; encoded by the coding sequence ATGAAACCAGCCATTCACCCCGAATATAAAGAGGTGGAGATCACCTGTGCGTGCGGGGCGGTGCTTAAATCGAAGTCGACCCGAGGCGAAATCCGCCTTGAGATTTGCGCCTCCTGCCATCCTTTCTTCACCGGGACCCAGAAAATCATCGATACCGAGGGCCGCGTCGAACGGTTCAAGAAGAAATACGCGAAGAAATAG
- a CDS encoding DUF305 domain-containing protein gives MDQQKQRMGMSWGRFAAMIATSTFIMFFLMYQLVYSLDHAMFSMNRLIASLVMGCVMTVVMLSFMWAMYEGIGTKIAVLAAAALAGVLLLSVNRRQVLIEDVTFMKSMIPHHSIAINNARKARISDPRVRELADQIISSQVREIAEMEQLIDDIGRHGERGTAALPARAAEVTPEMEREIRDAVR, from the coding sequence ATGGATCAGCAAAAACAGAGGATGGGGATGAGCTGGGGCCGATTCGCGGCGATGATCGCGACCTCGACCTTCATCATGTTCTTTTTGATGTACCAACTTGTCTACTCCCTTGACCACGCAATGTTCAGTATGAACCGGCTGATCGCATCATTGGTGATGGGGTGCGTCATGACGGTCGTGATGTTGAGCTTCATGTGGGCGATGTACGAAGGGATCGGAACCAAAATCGCCGTTCTCGCCGCGGCCGCCCTCGCCGGCGTCCTCCTCCTCTCCGTCAACCGGAGACAGGTCTTGATCGAAGACGTCACCTTCATGAAGTCGATGATCCCCCATCACTCCATCGCGATCAACAACGCCCGGAAGGCGCGCATCAGCGACCCCCGTGTTCGGGAACTGGCGGACCAAATCATTTCGTCGCAGGTTCGTGAAATCGCCGAAATGGAGCAGCTCATCGACGATATCGGGCGCCACGGCGAACGGGGCACGGCCGCCCTTCCCGCCCGTGCCGCGGAGGTGACCCCCGAGATGGAACGCGAAATCAGGGACGCCGTGCGGTGA
- a CDS encoding DUF6544 family protein: MIGQWILITTGAVVISAAIAVLIGRARETAQAEQMAAALIESAGRLANGTVDFGTFSELPPPVARFFRHVLTNGQRLIKAATLQQSGLLRTDPAAESWSPFTASQLAVPGAGFVWNAKVEIPFAAHIRVRDSYIAGVGSGRVTFLSAFAVASEAGAPELNSGALHRYLAEAVWFPTALLPQSGVVWRPIDDHSALATLTDRGTTVSLEFRFNEVGEATGIYSAGRFGRFGGEYKQVPWQGHFRDYQVQADMRIPQYGEVGWYDDGVLQLVWKGRVLNAQYELEP; the protein is encoded by the coding sequence ATGATAGGCCAGTGGATTCTCATCACAACCGGAGCCGTCGTCATCAGCGCTGCGATCGCGGTCTTGATCGGACGGGCCCGCGAAACCGCCCAGGCCGAGCAGATGGCGGCAGCCCTCATCGAGAGCGCCGGCCGGCTGGCGAACGGGACCGTCGATTTTGGCACCTTCTCCGAACTCCCGCCCCCGGTTGCCCGTTTTTTCCGGCACGTTCTGACCAACGGCCAGAGGTTGATCAAAGCAGCGACGTTGCAGCAATCGGGTCTGCTGAGAACCGATCCAGCCGCCGAAAGTTGGTCCCCCTTCACCGCAAGCCAACTCGCGGTGCCAGGCGCCGGTTTCGTTTGGAACGCCAAGGTCGAGATCCCTTTCGCCGCTCATATTCGTGTCCGGGACAGCTACATCGCCGGTGTCGGCTCGGGCCGCGTCACTTTCTTGTCGGCCTTTGCTGTCGCCTCGGAAGCAGGCGCACCTGAATTGAATTCGGGCGCGTTGCACAGGTACCTGGCCGAGGCGGTCTGGTTTCCCACCGCCCTCCTGCCCCAGTCCGGGGTGGTGTGGCGTCCGATCGACGATCACTCGGCACTGGCCACGCTCACAGACAGGGGAACGACGGTGTCGTTGGAATTTCGTTTCAACGAAGTCGGAGAGGCGACGGGTATCTACAGCGCCGGTCGTTTCGGCAGATTCGGCGGCGAATATAAGCAGGTCCCATGGCAGGGCCACTTTCGGGACTATCAAGTCCAAGCAGACATGCGGATCCCCCAATATGGGGAAGTTGGCTGGTACGACGACGGCGTTCTACAATTGGTCTGGAAAGGACGCGTCCTGAATGCGCAGTATGAGCTTGAGCCGTAA
- a CDS encoding LPP20 family lipoprotein — MRQRRFFVEGIIAGVTILLLASCAGHKAKHEEPDWVQKGNGAFLDNDQKAFYGVGAVTGVKNKPLAKTAADNRARAEVAKVFETYSASLMRDYAASTTAGDFKKTSEEQNIEQTIKTFSATTLSGVIIIDHWTDPADGTLYSLARLDLDKFKDNIQQARELNAAVRDYVRENAEKAFEALDKEEEKHR, encoded by the coding sequence ATGAGGCAACGGCGGTTCTTTGTCGAGGGGATCATTGCTGGGGTCACGATCTTGTTGCTGGCGAGTTGCGCCGGTCACAAGGCCAAGCATGAGGAACCGGACTGGGTTCAAAAAGGAAACGGCGCTTTTCTCGATAACGATCAAAAGGCCTTCTATGGGGTGGGCGCCGTCACGGGGGTGAAGAACAAGCCGTTGGCAAAAACGGCCGCCGACAACCGGGCCAGAGCGGAAGTTGCAAAAGTATTCGAAACCTACTCCGCCTCCCTGATGCGCGATTATGCCGCCTCCACCACGGCCGGCGATTTCAAGAAGACCAGCGAGGAGCAGAACATCGAGCAGACGATCAAGACCTTCTCGGCCACGACCCTCTCCGGCGTGATCATTATCGATCACTGGACCGATCCCGCCGATGGAACGCTCTACTCCCTTGCGCGGCTGGACCTCGATAAATTCAAGGACAACATCCAACAGGCCCGAGAGCTGAATGCCGCGGTCCGCGATTACGTCCGAGAAAATGCGGAGAAGGCCTTCGAGGCGCTCGACAAGGAAGAAGAGAAACATCGGTAA
- a CDS encoding GNAT family N-acetyltransferase: MHPKVVIRGETAADVDAIREVTVSAFKTLEISSHTEQFIVAALRAAQALAVSLVAEVDGRVVGHIAFSPVTLSDGTRNWYGLGPVSVLPEHQRQGIGKALIEEGLSRLKGLKARGVCLVGHPEYYKKFGFKNAPGLVHEGVPPEFFFALSFDGQIPQGTVTFHEAFHAKGQEGAGND, translated from the coding sequence ATGCATCCGAAGGTCGTGATCCGGGGCGAGACAGCGGCGGATGTCGACGCGATCCGGGAGGTGACCGTCTCCGCATTCAAGACCCTGGAGATCAGCAGCCACACGGAGCAGTTCATCGTCGCGGCGCTCCGCGCCGCCCAGGCCCTCGCCGTCTCGCTGGTGGCGGAGGTCGACGGCCGGGTCGTCGGACATATCGCCTTCTCGCCGGTGACCCTCTCGGACGGGACGAGGAACTGGTACGGGTTGGGACCGGTGTCGGTGTTGCCGGAGCACCAGCGGCAGGGTATCGGCAAGGCGTTGATCGAGGAAGGTTTATCCCGGCTGAAAGGCCTCAAGGCGCGAGGGGTCTGTCTGGTGGGGCATCCGGAATACTACAAAAAATTCGGGTTCAAGAACGCCCCGGGACTCGTGCACGAGGGGGTGCCGCCGGAGTTTTTCTTCGCTCTCTCTTTCGACGGACAGATCCCGCAGGGGACCGTCACCTTCCATGAAGCGTTCCACGCGAAGGGCCAAGAGGGCGCCGGCAACGATTGA